Proteins from a genomic interval of Fusarium oxysporum Fo47 chromosome I, complete sequence:
- a CDS encoding uncharacterized protein (uncharacterized protein family UPF0311), translating into MKLTNFPTLIPAFTAQIAINDPFVITSNLLNIPFLPKAGTLISEPGYELPLEATFIHGSDFIRRDPDGQWVKLEVTSVARDTSGSLLRFSYNGVVNMAGDEGKVIRGDTNATTTGFGNAFVQIRFETDAPGLKLLQDKLYVGSGRFVIEEDRPVIVEYKISEVSAQCNKGSKND; encoded by the exons ATGAAGTTGACGAACTTCCCTACACTCATTCCTGCCTTCACAGCTCAA ATCGCCATAAATGATCCTTTTGTCATCACCTCTAACCTCCTCAACATTCCCTTTCTCCCCAAGGCGGGTACTCTCATCTCTGAGCCGGGATATGAGCTTCCTCTAGAGGCGACGTTCATCCATGGCAGCGACTTCATTCGGCGTGATCCTGATGGTCAATGGGTCAAGCTTGAGGTAACAAGTGTTGCGCGTGATACTTCTGGCTCCCTGTTGCGTTTTAGCTACAATGGTGTCGTCAACATGGCGGGAGATGAGGGGAAAGTGATTCGAGGAGATACGAATGCCACGACGACTGGCTTTGGAAATGCAT TTGTGCAGATTAGGTTCGAGACTGACGCTCCTGGGTTGAAACTTCTGCAGGACAAGTTGTATGTTGGCTCGGGCAGATTCGTTATCGAGGAAGATCGACCAGTCATTGTGGAATACAAAATCAGCGAGGTAAGCGCGCAGTGCAACAAGGGATCGAAGAATGACTGA
- a CDS encoding Mob1/phocein: protein MSNLFSGINARFRGGSAKPSSGPQKSPTGSTASQPPPPELPAQGSQSSSASLAPKVPPLPNSPSLAQTIGMDDSSGVMSGDELISSYHLPRPLPLWLNAQYAKHIVKGNFMTLSARPKTVEQGEWIAHQVVEHYRNLWNFVRVLHEKEDDGTSICNSTSCPRMSAGANHSFTWLNRNREPVELPAYEYMTLMQRWISGKIDDTNIFPTDPSGVSYAHNPSITTTPLSQLSNPGEPEYIGKRSGFPDKFVDICQMIFRQMFRVYAHLYWAHFTEPFYHLNLEKQLNSCFSHFVLTATALDMLKPAELEPMQPLIDLWAANGTFPPESKAYEYANIRAGERLLQLSNVPQ from the exons ATGTCGAACCTCTTTTCTGGCAT TAACGCTCGATTCCGAGGTGGCTCAGCTaagccttcttctggccCTCAAAAGAGCCCAACTGGTTCTACTGCCAGTCAGCCTCCACCGCCAGAGCTGCCTGCTCAAGGGAGCCAATCTTCCTCAGCTAGCTTAGCTCCCAAGGTCCCCCCTCTGCCTAACTCTCCTTCACTCGCTCAGACCATTGGCATGGATGACTCTAGCGGCGTCATGAGCGGCGACGAACTAATTTCTTCCtatcatcttcctcgacCTCTCCCTCTGTGGCTCAATGCCCAATATGCTAAGCACATAGTAAAGGGTAATTTCATGACACTGAGCGCCCGACCCAAGACGGTCGAGCAAGGCGAGTGGATTGCACACCAGG TTGTTGAGCATTACCGCAACCTGTGGAATTTTGTTAGAGTTCTCCACGAAAAGGAGGATGATGGTACATCCATCTGCAACTCTACCAGCTGCCCTCGCATGTCTGCTGGAGC TAACCACTCCTTTACTTGGCTCAACCGTAACAGGGAGCCTGTTGAGCTTCCCGCCTATGAGTACATGACTCTTATGCAGCGATGGATTTCTGGTAAAATCGACGACACCAACATCTTCCCAACGGACCCTTCTGGTGTCTCGTACGCCCACAACccctccatcaccaccacaCCTTTGTCCCAACTCTCGAACCCTGGCGAGCCCGAGTACATCGGAAAGCGATCAGGCTTCCCTGATAAGTTCGTCGATATCTGCCAGATGATTTTCCGACAAATGTTCCGAGTCTATGCTCATCTCTACTGGGCTCATTTCACCGAGCCATTTTACCATCTCAACCTGGAGAAGCAGCTCAACAGTTGTTTCTCACACTTCGTCCTGACGGCTACGGCTCTGGATATGCTCAAGCCCGCTGAGCTGGAGCCCATGCAGCCTCTGATCGATCTTTGGGCCGCCAACGGAACTTTTCCTCCCGAGTCCAAGGCATATGAGTATGCCAACATCCGCGCCGGCGAGCGTCTTCTGCAGCTTTCCAATGTCCCCCAATAA
- a CDS encoding Leo1-like protein-domain-containing protein: MSDIEDPIESVDEGGDDLFGDDGDDDVVPTKEPVNEDDELASDPEGDSYARYRNDDDDQAQVQTKERAIQNVETYRHRIPKPKDGALRILRIPKFMKIMPEVYDPETFEPTEFDLANAKAEHPKHVARVRKDHSTGEFKSNTNIFHWSDGSVTISVGGEHYEIQRKALAPPPDKPYNEVNDGHYYAAAAELHSNILMTVGHITEQYNVRPNKAVGDDALTLLAERMAVASKPANATDMIIQTTVDPELQKKQAELAEKERMKAQRRRENAAAKMDGGYGRSRGGLSIGDLEGGRRGAGGSRKRGAPGSGKPRRRRDEESDEELEHAVGRHEGYSLDDGFIVNSDDEEVESGGDDDDEDDFPDDDEEEKPRSKRQRTRDRSEDEDDLSEVEQVAGRSRRRNVIDDDDD, encoded by the exons ATGTCCGACATAGAAGACCCAATTGAATCAGTCGACGAGGGCGGCGACGACCTCTtcggtgatgatggcgacgatgatgtcGTACCTACCAAGGAGCCTGtcaatgaggatgatgaacTTGCTTCAGATCCAGAGGGGGACAGCTACGCGCGGTATCGcaacgatgacgacgacCAGGCTCAAGTCCAGACAAAAGAACGAGCTATCCAAAACGTCGAAACCTATCGACATCGAATTCCGAAGCCTAAAGATGGCGCG CTTCGAATTCTACGGATCCCCAAGTTCATGAAGATAATGCCTGAAGTGTACGATCCCGAGACGTTTGAACCGACAGAATTCGACCTGGCAAATGCTAAAGCTGAACATCCTAAGCATGTCGCTCGAGTACGAAAAGATCACAGCACCGGCGAATTCAAGAGTAACACAAACATCTTTCACTGGAGTGACGGGTCAGTGACCATCTCCGTTGGCGGAGAGCACTATGAGATCCAGAGAAAGGCGCTCGCCCCACCACCAGACAAGCCCTACAACGAGGTTAACGATGGTCACTACTACGCTGCTGCCGCCGAGTTGCACAGCAACATCCTCATGACGGTTGGGCATATCACAGAGCAATACAATGTTCGACCCAACAAAGCTGTTGGAGACGACGCGCTGACTCTCCTAGCTGAGAGGATGGCTGTCGCCAGTAAGCCTGCGAATGCAACTGACATGATCATCCAAACTACTGTCGACCCCGAActccagaagaagcaggccGAATTGGCTGAGAAGGAAAGAATGAAGGCGCAGAGGCGACGCGAgaatgctgctgccaagatgGATGGTGGGTATGGCCGATCACGAGGAGGACTGTCTATTGGGGACCTTGAAGGTGGGCGCCGAGGCGCGGGAGGCTCTCGCAAGCGCGGCGCACCTGGTTCGGGCAAGCCCAGAAGGCGAAGAGATGAGGAATCAgacgaggagcttgagcATGCTGTTGGTCGGCATGAAGGCTACTCCCTcgacgatggcttcatcgTCAATAGTGACGACGAAGAAGTGGAAAGCGgaggcgatgatgatgacgaagatgattttcccgatgacgacgaagaggagaagcctCGCTCCAAACGTCAGAGGACAAGGGATCGCAgtgaggacgaagatgatcTCAGCGAAGTCGAACAAGTGGCAGGAAGATCCCGCCGGAGAAATGtcatcgatgatgatgacgattAA
- a CDS encoding uncharacterized protein (domain of unknown function-domain containing protein): MSLQKLRSWYARKSPVELWLDLLRTAEAFEDWEEAALHLDNLLGLDLWRNNPASKYYDWRLIAERLDSLATAREDGNFQQLVNLLRSGLVRNLGNITSPKLYNRSFAGTKYLIEEYITQIAEAVEDIRALPTTPSAIHGTGPSLTTQMKLDCIHDTRQAFGRSTLVLQGGAIFGMCHLGVVKALFLRGLLPRIITGTATGALIAALVAIHTEDELPAVLSGDGIDLSAFASKNGHENGETSTAQTFRSRWETLLRRIRRFSKEGYFLDVTVLEECVRANVGDLTFEEAYNRSKRVLNITVATEGQGGVPTLLNYLTAPNVLIWTAAVASNASSPSLYGHRKTTMLCKDAHGSIVPWAPANTIDFRHWTHTSYSDRDSPLRRIAELFNVNHFIVSQARPYLIPFIQSDMHGPSLVESRSKTTQISAFLVRMVGLEIRHRLSQLDTLNLLPTGIRRFLVDEQVPAASMVLVPEVTAGDFVRLLETPTRETLNYWVLRGERSVWPAVAALRIRCAVENELDRSYQVVRKFKAPGLRRKGSMAATLEAERRERNGQFGSAVTDISAT; this comes from the exons ATGTCGTTGCAGAAGCTGCGGAGTTGGTACGCGCGCAAAAGCCCCGTTGAACTATGGCTGGATCTATTGAGAACCGCCGAGGCCTTTGAGGACTGGGAGGAGGCCGCGCTACATTTGGATAACCTCCTGGGCCTTGATCTATG GAGGAACAATCCAGCTTCTAAGTATTACGACTGGAGACTCATTGCAGAACGCCTAGACTCTCTCGCGACCGCGCGGGAAGATGGAAACTTTCAGCAGCTCGTCAACCTGTTAAGATCCGGCCTTGTTCGAAACCTCGGGAACATTACCTCACCCAAACTCTACAATCGATCATTTGCCGGAACCAAGTACCTTATAGAAGAGTACATCACACAGATTGCCGAGGCAGTGGAAGATATTCGCGCCCTGCCTACAACTCCATCGGCTATACATGGCACGGGGCCATCGTTGACGACGCAGATGAAATTGGACTGTATCCATGACACAAGACAGGCTTTTGGGAGGAGTACACTCGTCCTTCAAGGTGGTGCCATATTTGGCATGTGCCATTTGGGCGTTGTGAAGGCTCTCTTTCTGCGTGGTTTACTTCCGCGCATTATTACGGGAACGGCTACAGGCGCCTTGATCGCGGCTCTGGTCGCTATTCATACAGAAGATGAGCTACCGGCTGTTTTGAGTGGCGATGGTATCGATCTCTCGGCATTTGCGTCCAAGAATGGTCATGAGAACGGGGAAACTTCAACGGCTCAGACCTTCAGGTCGCGGTGGGAAACTCTGTTGCGGAGGATTAGACGTTTCTCCAAAGAGGGGTACTTTCTTGACGTGACTGTTTTGGAGGAGTGTGTGAGGGCCAATGTTGGCGATTTGACTTTCGAGGAGGCCTATAACCGGAGCAAGCGGGTGCTGAACATAACTGTTGCGACGGAGGGCCAGGGGGGTGTACCGACGCTCCTCAACTATCTGACTGCGCCTAATGTG TTGATCTGGACCGCTGCTGTAGCGTCGAATGCCTCATCGCCTTCTCTCTATGGCCACCGCAAGACGACTATGCTCTGCAAGGACGCCCACGGCAGCATTGTACCGTGGGCACCAGCTAACACAATTGACTTTAGACATTGGACTCATACATCCTACTCCGATCGAGACTCACCTTTACGACGCATTGCTGAGTTATTCAACGTCAATCATTTCATTGTCAGCCAAGCTCGACCGTATCTCATTCCCTTTATTCAGTCTGATATGCATGGTCCATCTTTAGTAGAGTCACGGAGCAAGACAACACAGATATCTGCCTTTCTCGTACGCATGGTTGGGTTGGAAATAAGGCACCGCCTCAGTCAGCTGGACACACTAAATCTCCTGCCAACCGGTATCCGTCGCTTCCTGGTTGATGAACAAGTCCCGGCTGCTTCCATGGTTCTCGTGCCCGAAGTGACAGCAGGGGACTTTGTGCGATTACTAGAAACTCCCACACGAGAGACCCTCAACTACTGGGTTCTCAGAGGCGAGAGGAGCGTGTGGCCTGCCGTAGCCGCCCTAAGAATTAGGTGTGCTGTCGAGAATGAGCTCGACAGGTCATATCAGGTGGTCAGGAAGTTTAAAGCCCCCGGCTTACGACGAAAGGGGAGCATGGCCGCTACACTGGAGGCTGAGAGAAGAGAGCGCAATGGTCAGTTTGGCTCAGCCGTTACGGATATTAGCGCGACTTGA